Proteins encoded by one window of Synechococcus sp. WH 7805:
- the hisG gene encoding ATP phosphoribosyltransferase, whose translation MITVALAKGALLRDSVERFRLAGLDFSAVLDPDNRQLMVPSTCGRARALLVRNGDVPVYVAYGQAQLGIVGYDVLREHQMPVAHLVDLGFGGCRMSVAVKSSSGYTRATDLPPHCRVASKFTRCARQYFDSIDLPVELIHLSGSVELGPITGIAEAIVDLVATGRTLRDNGLVAIEDLFHTTARLVGHPLALRLDQGELQGIVDVMQGSRHDAVGVS comes from the coding sequence ATGATCACCGTTGCATTGGCCAAGGGCGCGCTGTTGCGGGATTCCGTGGAACGATTCCGCTTGGCCGGTCTGGACTTTTCAGCGGTGCTTGATCCGGACAACCGCCAGTTGATGGTTCCCTCCACCTGCGGACGGGCCAGAGCCCTGCTCGTGCGCAACGGAGATGTGCCTGTTTACGTGGCTTATGGACAGGCCCAGCTTGGAATTGTGGGTTACGACGTGTTGCGCGAACACCAAATGCCGGTTGCCCATCTCGTGGATCTCGGTTTCGGAGGCTGCAGGATGTCTGTGGCCGTGAAGAGCTCAAGCGGTTACACAAGAGCAACGGATCTCCCTCCGCATTGCAGGGTGGCTAGCAAGTTCACCCGATGCGCGCGTCAATATTTCGATTCCATTGACCTTCCGGTTGAGCTCATTCATCTCTCCGGGTCAGTGGAACTTGGACCGATCACAGGGATTGCTGAAGCCATCGTGGACTTGGTGGCTACAGGCCGAACGTTGCGTGACAACGGGCTCGTGGCCATCGAGGATTTGTTTCATACAACGGCTCGTCTTGTCGGTCATCCGCTTGCCTTGCGTCTGGATCAGGGAGAACTTCAGGGCATCGTTGATGTCATGCAGGGCTCCCGGCACGATGCAGTGGGCGTGAGCTGA
- a CDS encoding trypsin-like peptidase domain-containing protein, with the protein MAPAIKRSRQPILATLTLGLLSTGLSSCDGSWRQRIGLETKPVAEPMPEVSDGPRSAPLKPGENVIVEAVDRVGPAVVRIDTLKRVASPLGNLFGGRAPIQRQAGQGSGFITRSDGLIFTNAHVVEGADQVSVTLPDGRSFSGRVLGGDPLTDVAVVRVVADKLPVAPLGNSNDLKPGEWAIAIGNPLGLNNTVTAGIISAVDRTNAVGEGQRVPYIQTDAAVNPGNSGGPLINASGQVIGINTAIRQAPGAGLSFAIPINLAKRIAQQIVSTGQASHPFIGVRLQSLTPQLAKEINATIDLCKVPELNGVLVIEVVQNSPAAKAGIKPCDLIRNVNSTEVQDPSQVQLAVDRGRVGEAMPIVVERDGQRLDLTVTPEELPRQQ; encoded by the coding sequence ATGGCTCCCGCCATTAAGCGCTCCAGGCAGCCAATCCTCGCCACGCTGACCCTCGGCCTCCTGAGCACCGGTCTCAGCAGCTGCGATGGCTCGTGGCGGCAGCGCATTGGCCTTGAGACGAAGCCTGTTGCAGAGCCGATGCCAGAGGTCAGTGACGGCCCCCGGTCAGCACCGCTCAAGCCGGGAGAGAACGTGATCGTTGAGGCGGTGGACCGGGTGGGCCCTGCGGTGGTTCGCATCGACACCCTGAAACGGGTGGCCAGTCCACTCGGAAATTTATTCGGCGGCCGAGCCCCCATCCAGAGGCAGGCTGGCCAGGGCTCCGGCTTCATTACCCGATCAGACGGATTGATCTTCACCAACGCCCACGTGGTTGAAGGCGCTGATCAGGTGTCGGTCACCTTGCCCGATGGACGCAGTTTCAGTGGTCGTGTTCTCGGGGGAGACCCGTTGACGGATGTGGCCGTCGTCCGCGTCGTGGCCGACAAACTGCCGGTAGCGCCGTTAGGGAATTCCAATGACCTCAAACCCGGGGAATGGGCCATTGCGATCGGCAACCCCCTTGGACTCAACAACACGGTGACAGCAGGCATCATCAGTGCCGTTGACCGGACCAATGCTGTTGGTGAAGGACAGCGAGTCCCCTACATCCAAACGGATGCAGCGGTGAACCCTGGCAATAGTGGTGGTCCGCTGATCAATGCCTCAGGCCAGGTGATCGGCATCAACACGGCTATCCGGCAGGCACCGGGGGCTGGCCTGAGCTTCGCGATCCCCATCAATCTGGCCAAAAGGATCGCCCAGCAGATCGTCAGTACCGGACAGGCCTCTCATCCGTTCATCGGCGTGAGGCTGCAGAGCCTCACGCCTCAGCTGGCTAAAGAGATCAATGCCACGATCGACCTTTGCAAGGTCCCTGAGCTCAACGGCGTGCTTGTGATCGAAGTTGTGCAAAACAGCCCTGCAGCAAAAGCTGGAATCAAGCCGTGTGACCTGATTCGGAATGTCAACAGCACAGAGGTTCAGGATCCTTCCCAGGTCCAGTTGGCCGTTGACCGTGGTCGCGTGGGTGAAGCGATGCCGATCGTGGTGGAGCGAGATGGGCAACGCCTCGACCTCACCGTGACACCCGAGGAACTACCCAGACAACAATGA
- a CDS encoding GNAT family N-acetyltransferase, whose amino-acid sequence MISGSSLQPETLQAMYGEQAKLCMSPNEQLTLVFSQHRAFDLVELEQLLEAVGWSRRPVRRVRKALDHSLLRVGLWRHDARIPRLVGFARCTGDGVLEATIWDVAVHPLYQGAGLGKQLMDYILDCLRTMGTERATLFADPGVLPFYQRLGWDLEPAGHRCGFWYAS is encoded by the coding sequence GTGATCAGCGGTTCCTCCCTTCAACCGGAAACTCTGCAGGCCATGTACGGCGAACAGGCCAAGCTGTGCATGTCTCCCAACGAGCAGCTGACTCTGGTGTTCAGTCAGCACCGGGCGTTCGATCTGGTGGAGCTGGAGCAGCTTCTGGAAGCGGTGGGTTGGAGCCGACGGCCAGTGCGCAGAGTTCGCAAGGCCCTTGATCACAGCCTTCTGCGGGTTGGTCTGTGGCGTCATGACGCGCGGATTCCTCGCTTGGTTGGATTTGCGCGCTGCACTGGGGATGGAGTGCTTGAGGCCACCATCTGGGATGTGGCTGTGCATCCCCTCTACCAGGGGGCAGGCCTCGGCAAGCAGCTCATGGATTACATCCTCGATTGCTTGCGCACGATGGGCACAGAGCGCGCCACTCTTTTCGCTGATCCTGGGGTGTTGCCGTTCTACCAGCGGTTGGGATGGGATCTGGAGCCTGCCGGTCATCGTTGCGGCTTCTGGTACGCCAGCTAG
- a CDS encoding RidA family protein has product MTLSAIQAVYTDAAPAPVGPYNQAVQAGGWLYCSGQIPLDPASGEMVGEGDVEAETRQVLHNLDAVLKAAGTDGSRVVRTTVYLVDLNDFQVVNAIYAEWFGEGVSPARACVQVAALPKGSRVEIDCIACLS; this is encoded by the coding sequence ATGACTCTTTCTGCGATTCAGGCCGTTTATACCGATGCTGCTCCGGCTCCAGTCGGCCCCTACAACCAAGCGGTCCAGGCTGGCGGATGGCTTTACTGCTCAGGACAAATCCCTCTTGATCCTGCCAGTGGCGAAATGGTGGGAGAAGGCGATGTGGAGGCAGAAACACGCCAAGTCCTTCACAACCTTGATGCGGTACTGAAAGCAGCAGGCACCGATGGATCACGCGTGGTCCGCACAACGGTGTATCTGGTGGATCTCAACGACTTTCAGGTGGTGAATGCGATCTACGCCGAATGGTTCGGAGAGGGTGTCAGCCCGGCCAGAGCCTGTGTGCAGGTAGCTGCCTTGCCCAAAGGATCAAGGGTCGAGATCGATTGCATCGCCTGCCTCAGTTGA
- the cbbX gene encoding CbbX protein translates to MSSLIDLASSYKSSGVADLLQQLDHELIGLHPVKTRIREIAALLLVDQARRQLDLVSTAPSLHMSFTGQPGTGKTTVALRMSLILHRLGYLRKGHVVTVTRDDLVGQYVGHTAPKTKEMIKRAHGGVLFIDEAYYLYKPGNERDYGAEAIEILLQEMESQRNDLVVIFAGYKDKMNDFYLSNPGLSSRVAHHIDFPDYSESELLQITTLLLHQQQYEFSADAADAFVTYISRRRQLPFFANARSMRNAVDRLRLRQANRLFSQMHSPLDRDALVTIEAADVLASRVFQGMVEGEDPSIPLTEIEPPSAS, encoded by the coding sequence ATGAGCTCGTTGATTGATCTCGCATCCTCTTATAAGTCTTCTGGTGTTGCTGACTTGCTTCAGCAGCTTGATCATGAACTGATTGGCCTGCATCCAGTCAAAACTCGAATCCGCGAGATTGCAGCGTTGCTTCTCGTTGATCAGGCTCGACGTCAACTTGACCTAGTCAGTACGGCACCCAGTCTTCACATGTCCTTTACTGGGCAACCGGGAACAGGAAAAACAACGGTGGCACTTCGCATGTCACTGATTTTGCATCGTTTGGGCTACCTCCGAAAAGGCCATGTCGTTACTGTGACTAGAGATGATTTAGTGGGGCAATACGTTGGACATACAGCACCTAAAACGAAAGAGATGATCAAAAGGGCACATGGAGGGGTCCTATTTATTGATGAGGCTTATTATCTATACAAGCCAGGTAATGAACGTGATTACGGCGCTGAAGCGATTGAAATCTTGTTGCAGGAGATGGAGAGCCAGCGCAATGATCTCGTTGTGATTTTTGCTGGATATAAAGATAAGATGAATGATTTTTACCTTTCTAATCCAGGCTTGTCTTCACGTGTCGCTCATCATATTGATTTTCCGGATTACAGTGAATCTGAGCTATTGCAAATCACCACCTTGTTGTTGCATCAGCAGCAATACGAATTCAGCGCTGATGCTGCTGATGCGTTCGTGACTTATATCTCCAGGCGACGCCAGCTCCCTTTTTTCGCGAACGCCCGTTCCATGCGTAACGCGGTGGATCGCCTTCGTCTTAGGCAAGCGAACCGCCTGTTCTCCCAGATGCACAGCCCTCTTGATCGGGATGCTCTTGTGACGATTGAAGCAGCAGATGTGCTGGCCAGTCGTGTGTTTCAGGGGATGGTGGAGGGGGAGGATCCTTCGATCCCTCTCACCGAGATCGAGCCCCCTTCCGCGAGCTGA
- a CDS encoding TIGR04283 family arsenosugar biosynthesis glycosyltransferase → MNQAIPFLSVVIPCLNERDRLPLLLADLHQGRGDLELVIADGGSIDGSPAIARLSGAQVITVEPAGRGRQLAKGARHASGSWLLFLHADSRLPKTWAEHIRTVLLSPQAAASAWYFDLHIDPETPMRHILGKAVALRSRWLQRPYGDQGLLLHQTLYERSGGFAEVPLMEDLDLVERLSRIAMLRPLHIPLTTDGRRWERCGVLQRCLQNFRLKRRWKQGVSLETLARDYYTS, encoded by the coding sequence ATGAACCAGGCGATCCCATTCCTGAGTGTGGTGATTCCTTGCCTGAATGAGCGCGACAGGCTGCCGTTGTTATTGGCCGATCTCCATCAGGGACGTGGCGATCTCGAACTGGTGATCGCGGACGGGGGCAGCATCGATGGCAGCCCTGCGATCGCTCGGCTCAGCGGAGCCCAGGTCATCACTGTGGAACCGGCTGGTCGAGGCCGCCAGCTTGCCAAAGGCGCCCGTCATGCATCCGGGTCGTGGTTGCTGTTTCTTCACGCTGACAGTCGGCTGCCGAAGACCTGGGCCGAACACATCCGCACGGTTCTTCTCTCACCGCAGGCAGCGGCATCCGCCTGGTATTTCGATCTCCACATCGATCCTGAAACCCCGATGAGGCACATCCTGGGGAAAGCTGTCGCCCTTCGCAGCCGATGGCTGCAAAGGCCTTACGGGGACCAGGGACTTCTCCTGCATCAGACTCTCTACGAACGCTCTGGGGGATTCGCCGAAGTCCCGTTGATGGAAGACCTCGACCTGGTGGAACGACTGAGCAGGATCGCCATGTTGCGCCCACTGCATATCCCTTTGACCACGGACGGACGTCGCTGGGAGCGTTGCGGTGTGCTCCAGCGCTGCTTGCAAAATTTCAGGCTCAAGCGGAGATGGAAACAAGGTGTTTCCCTGGAAACGCTGGCCCGCGACTACTACACCTCCTAG
- the gloB gene encoding hydroxyacylglutathione hydrolase — MSLVSERKAIQPLPVLQDNIIWIWSRGSEAVVVDPAVAEPVIQTLQQQKLTLIAVLQTHHHADHIGGTPALLDQWPQAAVIASGQDRRRIPFQTQSVSAGTRFHLLGMPVDVIDVRAHTNAHLAFVLPDGCSPAETTPALFCGDTLFSGGCGRLFEGSPDDMHRALQKLAALPESTRVYCAHEYTEGNLHWARALKPDDQAIKARLRDVVELRSHGQLTVPSTIGEERRSNLFLRAESAEELGDLRKLKDAW; from the coding sequence ATGAGCCTGGTATCGGAGAGGAAAGCCATTCAGCCTCTGCCTGTCCTGCAGGACAACATCATCTGGATCTGGTCACGTGGATCCGAGGCCGTGGTTGTGGATCCCGCCGTTGCAGAGCCGGTCATCCAGACACTTCAGCAGCAAAAGCTGACGTTGATTGCTGTGCTGCAGACCCATCACCATGCCGATCACATCGGCGGCACGCCCGCGTTGCTTGATCAGTGGCCTCAAGCCGCCGTGATCGCCTCAGGACAGGATCGACGGCGGATCCCTTTTCAGACCCAATCGGTCTCGGCCGGTACACGATTCCATTTGCTTGGCATGCCCGTGGACGTCATCGACGTACGGGCTCATACCAATGCCCATCTCGCCTTTGTCTTACCGGACGGCTGTTCGCCCGCTGAAACAACCCCTGCACTCTTCTGTGGCGACACCCTGTTCAGCGGAGGATGCGGACGACTGTTTGAGGGCTCTCCCGACGACATGCACAGGGCCTTGCAGAAACTCGCGGCCCTGCCTGAATCGACGCGTGTGTACTGCGCCCATGAATACACGGAGGGCAATCTCCACTGGGCCCGTGCACTCAAGCCTGATGACCAGGCGATCAAGGCTCGGCTCAGGGACGTGGTCGAACTGAGGAGCCATGGACAACTCACCGTGCCGAGCACGATTGGTGAAGAACGTCGATCAAATCTTTTTCTGCGAGCGGAATCTGCCGAAGAGCTCGGTGACCTGCGCAAACTCAAAGACGCCTGGTGA
- a CDS encoding ABC transporter ATP-binding protein, with the protein MVEAHNVSASSRFVPMGALPVEINGLWHRYGGSADDWTLQAIDLKLQSGELVGLLGPSGCGKTTLLRLIAGFETPTRGVVRLHGSEVATPERSLPPERRGVGMVFQDYALFPHLNAWDNTCFGLRRGADTSRASWLLELLGLERLQQRYPHELSGGQRQRLALARALAPAPSVVLLDEPFSNLDVEVRLRLRSELPSVLSACGASGVLVTHDPEEALAICHRVAVLRDGSLHQCASPRELVASPATPFVGRFVLQSNVLPVWRELSAGCLRCPLGDLGDPGDLDEESLPEDATVLVAPEAIILHPDPSGEDCVMGREFLGHGWLYRVQSGERQLRLLRPLAEDHDRGLRCHLQLQPGATVLLHPQRRPLKALTRRL; encoded by the coding sequence ATGGTTGAGGCTCACAATGTGTCTGCATCTTCGCGTTTTGTGCCGATGGGGGCCTTGCCGGTCGAGATCAATGGTCTCTGGCATCGCTATGGCGGATCCGCTGATGATTGGACCCTTCAGGCAATCGATCTCAAGCTTCAAAGTGGTGAGTTGGTGGGGCTGTTGGGACCTTCCGGTTGCGGTAAAACCACGCTGTTGAGACTGATTGCTGGATTTGAGACTCCAACCCGTGGTGTGGTGCGTCTGCATGGAAGTGAAGTAGCCACACCAGAGAGATCCCTGCCGCCGGAGCGACGCGGTGTTGGCATGGTGTTTCAGGATTACGCCCTGTTCCCGCACCTCAACGCATGGGACAACACTTGTTTCGGCCTGCGACGGGGGGCGGATACCAGTCGGGCCTCGTGGCTTTTGGAACTCCTTGGCCTTGAGCGTCTTCAGCAGCGCTATCCCCATGAACTTTCGGGAGGCCAGCGGCAGCGGCTGGCTTTAGCTCGGGCCCTTGCACCCGCTCCGTCGGTCGTGCTTCTGGATGAGCCGTTCTCCAATCTTGATGTGGAGGTTCGACTAAGGCTGCGAAGTGAGCTCCCCTCTGTCCTTAGTGCTTGTGGCGCCAGCGGAGTGCTAGTCACCCACGACCCCGAAGAGGCCTTGGCCATCTGTCATCGCGTGGCTGTTTTGCGTGATGGATCCCTGCATCAGTGCGCCAGCCCAAGAGAACTCGTGGCGTCACCGGCCACGCCCTTCGTCGGCCGCTTCGTGTTGCAGAGCAATGTGCTTCCAGTTTGGCGAGAGCTCTCGGCCGGGTGTCTTCGATGTCCCCTCGGTGATCTGGGGGATCCAGGCGACCTCGATGAGGAATCACTGCCGGAGGACGCCACTGTCCTCGTCGCTCCAGAAGCCATCATCCTGCACCCTGACCCTTCCGGAGAAGACTGTGTGATGGGACGAGAGTTCCTTGGCCACGGCTGGCTTTATCGGGTTCAGAGTGGTGAGCGTCAGCTTCGACTTCTGAGACCACTGGCGGAAGATCACGATCGGGGCCTTCGATGCCATCTGCAACTTCAACCGGGGGCAACCGTGCTCTTGCATCCTCAGCGCCGGCCTCTTAAAGCCCTCACCAGGCGTCTTTGA
- a CDS encoding ABC transporter ATP-binding protein: protein MAGSDLQRIRRLGRYLGRDRRRLLLTLTLLVPLALAGAIQPLLVGQAISVLRTVAGATNESVLPALQGLDSSVAIRLIIGTLLLSVLLRLALQGYQSLNIQIVGQRLTARIRRDLFSHAMDLSLRFHDRMPVGKLLTRLTSDVDALAEVFGSGAVGVLGDLVSLTVIAISMVLIEWRLGLLLLVTQVPVTLFILWLQRRYRKANYRVREELSQLNAEFQENLQGLEVVQMYRREAFNGSRFETTGLAYRKAVNGTIFYDSSISAFLEWVSLGAVAIVLALGGWMVTAGAMGLGTLTTFILYSQRLFDPLRQMAERFTQIQGGLTAVERIGELLEEPLEIQKQPIAADGVQQSITTKPLQLIQTPRGEVVFDNVHFAYRPDEPILEDLSFRIAPGEHVALVGPTGSGKTTVIRLLCRLYEPQRGRILLDGQDIRTLSLSDLRHQLGVVLQDTFLFSGSIADNLRLDQNIADQKLEDICRDLGLSGLLNRLPEGLDTELRERGGNLSSGERQLLAVARVAIRNPTVLVMDEATAFLDPSTEATLQRDLDRLLERRTAVVIAHRLATVEAADRILVLRRGRLIEQGSHLQLRAQGGLYAELAELQERGLARL from the coding sequence ATGGCGGGTTCGGATCTGCAACGAATCCGCAGGCTCGGCCGCTACCTCGGACGTGACCGTCGCCGACTCCTGCTCACGCTGACGCTGCTGGTGCCTTTGGCTCTGGCTGGCGCTATCCAGCCGCTTCTTGTGGGTCAGGCGATTTCTGTGCTTCGCACAGTGGCTGGTGCCACGAATGAGTCGGTCCTTCCAGCTCTCCAGGGTCTCGACAGCTCAGTGGCCATCCGTCTGATTATCGGCACGTTGTTGTTATCTGTCTTGCTGCGTTTGGCCCTGCAGGGTTATCAATCGCTCAATATTCAAATTGTTGGCCAGCGTCTGACGGCACGAATCCGGCGTGATTTGTTCTCACACGCCATGGATCTCTCGCTCCGGTTCCATGATCGGATGCCTGTGGGAAAGCTTCTCACCAGACTGACCAGTGATGTTGACGCTTTGGCTGAAGTTTTCGGCAGTGGTGCCGTGGGTGTGCTCGGAGATCTGGTTTCACTCACAGTGATCGCCATTTCAATGGTGTTGATCGAGTGGCGGCTGGGGTTGCTCCTCCTCGTCACGCAGGTTCCGGTCACTTTGTTCATCCTCTGGCTTCAGCGTCGTTACAGGAAGGCGAATTACAGAGTGCGAGAAGAGCTCTCACAACTCAATGCTGAGTTTCAGGAAAATCTTCAGGGCTTGGAAGTCGTTCAGATGTATCGCAGGGAAGCCTTCAACGGTTCCCGGTTTGAAACCACTGGTTTGGCGTACAGAAAGGCTGTGAATGGAACGATCTTTTACGACAGCAGCATTTCCGCATTTCTGGAATGGGTGTCGCTGGGTGCCGTCGCCATTGTTCTCGCTCTGGGTGGATGGATGGTCACGGCTGGTGCCATGGGGCTGGGCACGCTCACCACATTCATTCTTTATTCCCAGCGGTTGTTTGATCCTCTTCGCCAGATGGCGGAACGTTTTACACAGATTCAGGGCGGGTTGACGGCGGTGGAGCGCATCGGTGAGCTGCTCGAAGAGCCCCTTGAGATCCAGAAGCAACCCATCGCTGCGGATGGCGTTCAGCAATCCATCACGACCAAACCACTCCAACTCATCCAGACGCCTCGGGGGGAGGTGGTGTTCGACAACGTGCATTTCGCTTATCGCCCTGACGAACCGATCCTTGAAGACCTCAGTTTCCGCATTGCACCCGGGGAGCATGTGGCGTTGGTCGGCCCAACCGGCTCTGGAAAAACCACGGTGATCCGTTTGCTGTGCCGTCTTTATGAACCCCAGCGGGGGAGGATCCTGCTGGATGGCCAAGACATCCGCACCCTCTCCCTCTCCGATTTGCGTCATCAGCTCGGAGTGGTTCTGCAGGACACCTTTCTCTTCAGCGGCAGCATCGCTGACAATCTTCGGCTCGATCAGAACATTGCTGATCAGAAGCTGGAGGATATCTGCAGGGATCTTGGTCTCAGTGGCCTTCTCAATCGCCTGCCGGAGGGACTCGATACTGAACTCCGGGAACGGGGGGGGAATCTCAGTTCAGGAGAGAGACAGCTGTTGGCTGTTGCCAGGGTGGCCATTCGCAATCCCACTGTGTTGGTGATGGATGAAGCCACTGCGTTTCTCGACCCCTCAACCGAAGCCACGCTTCAACGCGATCTGGATCGGCTTCTGGAACGACGAACAGCTGTGGTGATTGCGCACCGTTTGGCCACCGTGGAGGCGGCAGACCGCATTCTGGTGTTACGCCGTGGTCGTCTGATCGAGCAGGGCAGCCATCTCCAGCTTCGAGCTCAAGGGGGGTTGTACGCCGAACTGGCTGAACTTCAGGAACGTGGTCTGGCCAGGCTCTGA
- a CDS encoding TIGR04282 family arsenosugar biosynthesis glycosyltransferase, with the protein MSHQGESGALPVLIVMTRWPASGRCKQRLAQSLGKASAAGIQARLISHTLAVAESLAQNRVLDVRIAVSGAGPKACRRWLSPQQGVSVNAQSRGGLGTRLCHEVLRARAHRPPTSVILIGTDLPDLHQQDLLTAIDRLNHSPLVIGPSPDGGYWLIGLAAEEDPHWPFHSIPWGTDAVCRLTVERARRLGRTPEFLSWRNDIDTIGDLSGWLA; encoded by the coding sequence ATGAGCCATCAGGGTGAATCCGGAGCTCTGCCTGTCCTGATCGTGATGACCCGCTGGCCTGCCAGCGGGCGCTGCAAACAACGCCTAGCCCAAAGCCTTGGGAAGGCTTCAGCTGCGGGCATTCAGGCCCGTTTGATCAGTCACACGCTGGCCGTGGCGGAAAGCCTCGCGCAAAACAGGGTTCTGGACGTAAGGATCGCTGTGAGTGGAGCTGGTCCCAAAGCCTGTCGGCGCTGGCTTTCCCCTCAGCAGGGTGTGTCGGTGAACGCCCAGAGTCGCGGTGGCCTGGGGACCCGTCTCTGTCATGAAGTGCTCAGAGCCCGGGCCCACCGCCCCCCCACTTCGGTGATCCTGATCGGCACGGATCTGCCCGATCTTCATCAGCAGGATCTACTCACAGCGATCGACAGACTGAACCATTCACCGTTGGTGATCGGTCCATCGCCTGATGGGGGGTACTGGCTCATCGGCCTGGCTGCGGAGGAAGACCCTCACTGGCCCTTTCATTCCATTCCGTGGGGAACGGATGCGGTCTGCAGGCTCACCGTCGAGAGAGCCCGGCGTCTGGGCCGGACCCCGGAGTTCCTGAGCTGGCGCAATGACATCGATACGATCGGCGACCTGAGTGGTTGGCTGGCATGA
- a CDS encoding alpha/beta fold hydrolase produces the protein MNDSPLLIAVHGWMLSRQVWEPFVKTWEQRGIPVSLWCLDLPGFGDRIRPKTLLPTLAAYGRWLATQALDRAAGRPFILMGHSLGGSVVLHAEAELRRNAKSGLCGLVCVAAGGGIYQPKPFRQLRSIGRLVINMRPEGLHRLPPPLGRLGPLRAESRAARGLLVNSTSRGAVRQLPGMVARLAVNSLWISGERDQVMEPGYVRHLAGYSSGHDYREITNCGHLPMREQPEALCTEIETWLIAQSLARPRS, from the coding sequence ATGAACGACTCTCCCCTGCTGATCGCGGTGCATGGCTGGATGCTGAGCCGACAGGTCTGGGAACCGTTTGTGAAGACCTGGGAACAGCGAGGCATCCCTGTCAGCTTGTGGTGTCTGGACCTGCCTGGCTTCGGAGACCGGATCCGCCCAAAGACCCTTCTGCCAACACTGGCGGCCTACGGACGTTGGTTGGCCACTCAGGCTCTGGATCGAGCAGCAGGTCGACCCTTCATTCTCATGGGGCATTCCCTGGGAGGGAGCGTTGTGCTTCACGCGGAAGCCGAACTGCGCAGAAACGCCAAGTCAGGCTTGTGTGGCCTTGTTTGCGTGGCGGCGGGGGGAGGAATTTATCAGCCCAAACCCTTCCGGCAACTGCGCTCGATCGGACGACTCGTGATCAACATGCGACCGGAGGGCCTGCACCGGCTACCGCCGCCCCTGGGGCGCCTGGGTCCTCTACGAGCCGAGAGTCGAGCTGCCCGGGGGCTTCTAGTGAACAGCACCAGCAGGGGAGCTGTTCGTCAACTGCCGGGGATGGTGGCACGGCTTGCGGTGAACAGCCTGTGGATCAGTGGTGAGCGAGATCAGGTGATGGAACCTGGCTATGTGCGCCACCTGGCGGGATACAGCTCCGGGCATGACTATCGGGAAATCACGAACTGCGGACATCTGCCGATGCGGGAGCAACCGGAGGCGTTATGTACTGAGATTGAGACGTGGCTGATCGCTCAGAGCCTGGCCAGACCACGTTCCTGA
- a CDS encoding DUF3136 domain-containing protein: MPQAKLTIGELEAGYPLYCKALRRLLKEGREVKEIEKTVCWGHLETLNRCLPGRYKAPSYLMALIRRDLEQASPT, encoded by the coding sequence ATGCCCCAGGCAAAGCTGACCATCGGCGAACTGGAAGCGGGTTACCCCTTGTACTGCAAGGCTTTACGGAGACTTTTGAAAGAAGGACGCGAGGTCAAAGAGATCGAGAAAACTGTCTGCTGGGGACACCTCGAGACCCTCAACCGCTGCCTTCCTGGTCGCTACAAAGCGCCGTCCTATCTCATGGCGTTAATCAGGCGGGACCTCGAGCAAGCCAGCCCCACCTGA